The Actinomycetota bacterium genome includes the window GTTATATTAAGAAGTATTCCACTCGCTCCTTCAATTGAATATTCAAGTAAAGGACTTGAAATAGAATTTTTAGCTGCTTCAATGCTTCTATTTTCACCTGAAGCTTCGCCACTTCCAAATAAAGCTGTTCCTGCATTACTAATTATTGATTTTACATCAGCAAAATCCAGGTTAATTAAGCCTGGCATTATTATCAAGTCTGTAATCCCCTGAATCCCATCCTTTAAAACAGTGTCTGCCATTCTAAATGAGTCTATTAAAGATGTGTCTTCATTTGATACTTCTAAGAGCTTATCATTTGGGATTACAATTAGACAATCAACATTCTCTCTAAGTTCAGAAATACCTTTATCTGCCTGAAGTGATCTTCTTAGTCCTTCAAAAGTGAAAGGTCTGGTTACAACTCCAACTGTTAATATACCTAATTCTTTGGCAATGTCTGCCACAATGGGAGCAGCTCCTGTTCCTGTACCTCCACCTTTTCCTGCTGTAATAAATACCATATCTGCTCCTTTTAAAACTTCAGCAATTGCATCTCTACTTTCTAATGCAGCTTGTCTACCAACTTCAGGGTCTGAGCCTGCTCCAAGACCTGTTTCACCTATTATAAGTTTATTATCTGCTTCTGCTAAAATTAGGGATTGCGCATCTGTGTTAATTGATATGAATTCTACCCCCTGTACTCCATCTTGAACCATTCTGCTTACTGCATTAATTCCACCACCACCCACTCCAACAACCTTTATAACTGCAACATAACTATTTCGAGGATCAATCACTTTTATTACCTCCTATTATTTTCATTTTAACATTTCAGAAAACCATTTTCTTACTTTATTTATTAGTCCTTTTATTAGATTTTTTCTTTCTTTTTTAAAACCCTCAACCTTTGGTTTATAGTTCATACCATACAACAGTAAACCTATACATGTAGAATATATTGGATTTTCTAAATTGTCAATATTTGATACAAAATTTTTTGGAATTCCTATTCTAACTGGTGCTAAAAAATAAGATTTTGCTATTTCATCAATTCCATAAATATGAGAAGAACCACCACTTAAAACCAGACCTCGAGGAATTAAATTTAATAGATTTTCTTTTTCAAATCTGTCATATATAATTTCAAAAATTTCTAATAAGCGGGGTTCAACAATATAGCAGAGTTTTGTAGCTGTGACTATTTTTTCGCTTCCTTTCTCTAAAAAGAAATAAGCACCTGGGTCTGTTAATTTTTCCATAGCAATAGCATAGCTACATTTTATTCTTTCTGCATTTTTATAAGAAGTCTTTAAACCAATTCTTATATCATTTGTTATTGTCTCTCCACCAACTGGAACTATAAAACTGTATAAAATACTCCCATCGACAAAAACTGCTACATCTGTAGTTCCAGCTCCAATATCAATTAGAGCCACTCCTTCATTCTTTTCCTCTTCGCTTAATATAGACAATGATGAAGCCACTGATTCAAGTACTATATCCTCAACTTCAATACTAGCTAAAT containing:
- the ftsZ gene encoding cell division protein FtsZ, encoding MIDPRNSYVAVIKVVGVGGGGINAVSRMVQDGVQGVEFISINTDAQSLILAEADNKLIIGETGLGAGSDPEVGRQAALESRDAIAEVLKGADMVFITAGKGGGTGTGAAPIVADIAKELGILTVGVVTRPFTFEGLRRSLQADKGISELRENVDCLIVIPNDKLLEVSNEDTSLIDSFRMADTVLKDGIQGITDLIIMPGLINLDFADVKSIISNAGTALFGSGEASGENRSIEAAKNSISSPLLEYSIEGASGILLNITGGPDLKLFEVNQAAEIIRNSTKRDADIIFGAVLDENRKDSLKVTVIATGFDEELIASRVAPKEEVSFEEKVLEETEEAGEEIEEEEETKEDYLDIPSFLRKKNQ
- the ftsA gene encoding cell division protein FtsA; the encoded protein is MAKDEEIVVAIDIGTSKICTMVGKATSGQVEILGMGFTPSKGMRKGIVVNTQEIAGFIIDSVEKAEKESGFEIESAVIGITGGHIRSFNNKGETVITGPKFEITSLDKKRALKTALKVEIPPQYKLIHSLIRYYIVDGQKGINNPIGMFGTKLEAEVHIVLGVLTSIRNLIKALNLASIEVEDIVLESVASSLSILSEEEKNEGVALIDIGAGTTDVAVFVDGSILYSFIVPVGGETITNDIRIGLKTSYKNAERIKCSYAIAMEKLTDPGAYFFLEKGSEKIVTATKLCYIVEPRLLEIFEIIYDRFEKENLLNLIPRGLVLSGGSSHIYGIDEIAKSYFLAPVRIGIPKNFVSNIDNLENPIYSTCIGLLLYGMNYKPKVEGFKKERKNLIKGLINKVRKWFSEMLK